A window of Grus americana isolate bGruAme1 chromosome 15, bGruAme1.mat, whole genome shotgun sequence genomic DNA:
AAGAGTATCTGGAGGATGTTTATAACCACAGCGTTATGAAATGGTCTTTCTTGAAGCTCAGTAAGGAAGAAAGTGCTGCTATCCGAATTGAATTTAGATTTAGCTACTCGAACGGAAGGCAAGTATTTAAGATTTTAAAGTGTATTTCCTGTGTATGAGGAAAATCGAAATACAGCAACTAAAATGGCGATATTGAAGAGGAAGTATCAGTACCAGTTAGCATGCACCTTTTCTAAGGTGTCCTGCAAGAATAAGGTATTAAGGATTAGGCAGAAAAACATACTTTAAGACATGAATATTATTCCCTGCTTTTAAAACTCCTTGTGCCATGACTAGAAATTTCTGGCTGGTATTTGTACTTAGAATAAAATGTAACTGCCTTGATATCAACATGATATTTTTCATGTGATAATAAAACCTGAcaaattctcttcctttgtttttgtaGAGCACTTTTATCAACAGACCTGCCCTAGGGATTTTACCTCCAGAGAACTTTGCAGAAAGACTGAAGGAATCTTTGTTATCGGTAAGTTTGAGATAGCAGTGATGAGTTACCATGTTCTGTGGTTATGGACAGGGGCACATCAGGGGATGTCATGGGGTTTAATAGGTAACATTACACATTGGCTGTTTGTCCACCTGCTGTCCCGCTGCAAGTAATGAGATCAAACCTTTGTCCTGACCTGACAGCTCAATGGGAGAGGACGTCgtctctgctctgcacagatACTGTCTCTTTCATTCTGGATTCAAGAACTGatgagaaaacacattttcactaACTTCTGTTCACTGTGCTTTCATAAGAGATAGCGGAATAAGTGGCTTCTCTTTGTCTTGATTTAAATTTGAAGATCCTTGGGACTGAAACTGAGTTGAGCCCTCTCAGCTGCAATTGAAATTGGCTTTGCTCATCATAGACACAGTTGGTCTCCCACTGTACTGAAGCTCCTGATGTTAAGGACCAATCAATATTATCATCACTTTGCACCATATTTGTGCTTAATATTTTGGAgtaattttctctcttcattgACAGGTGGCTCCTAAGGGCCTGCCACAGGTGATCACCATGTCTTGTGGATCCTGCTCTAATGAAAATGCctttaaagcaatatttatgTGGTACAGAGTGAGTAAAATATTACGGGGTTTTTTGTAGGTTTAGATGTAGAAATTAGTATTTATTCATCATCAGAACTGTTACTGTAAAAGTAAGGCTGGGAGGTTGTCTTGTTCATTATGTTATTTATATTCAACTTCATATAAAATCTCTATTAAAAAGTACACCTAAGTTTTTACTTTATATTGACACAACTTTggaaattatgaagaaaagtaaataaagaaaatgcagattgCGGTCAGCGTGTAAGAGTCACAATCAGTGTCTTCATTGGCTCTAGTTTGGAGTATCAGCATTACTGATTTGTGGTCATAAATGCATTGGTTACAACTAAAGGAAAACTATcaggttttggttgtttgttttttggttttgttctgttttttttccagaacaagGAGAGGGGCCATAATAATGTCACAAAAGAGGAACTGGAATCTTGCATGATTAACCAGGTAACATTTGTTCTTTAGCACATCTACACATGCACCGTTGGCTTGGGTTTATAAGGGAAGATTGGGAGGAAAACTTGGCTTTACTATCTCTGAAGTGGAATCCCAGTTTTGTAAATTTAGGAAATGGTGAAATACAAATTTCTCCCAACAACTATCAAGACATGCTGCTTGTGTTCTTCTGCATCATTCCCAGTTGTGAATCTTGGGAAGATCTCCCTTTTTTCACGGCATATCGTTTCCTAGAGAGGGGCCCACGTGATGGATGGATCCATGGAGATCATTAATACATGCAAAAGTTtacaaataataacaacagaccttctaatttttttccagaagttgtGATTTTATGGCTTAAAACTGATCAAGGGGTTGGTTAAAATTTGACTGACTAAATGTTAATAACAGGCAGGATGAGGAAACTGACATGCAGCTGATAAACCTCTGAAGTCCTATTCACCTTCACCCGAGGTGGTCTTGCTTTTGCCAGTCACAAATCTTAACATGCGACAATAGCAGAAAACAGAGTATTTAATCTCTTCTTTGAGATAAACAAGTTAGAAATTAATAACCTGCTGGTCCCAGCCTGATCTTTGGCACTTCTGTAGTGATTCTTACGGGATTAGGGAACtcatttggctttaaaaatgaagaagggTTCTTctagggtttgttttgtttgtcttcaGAATTATAATTTAAGTTCTGTGATGTTGCTTACAGCATGGTCAGGCAGATGGCTGTGCCAGTACGAACAAGAGGATGGCACATCATGACTTGGAAGGAACAAGAATTTTATAAGATGACCAAAGACTTGTAAAAATAGTGATCACTTTTTGTCCAAGTTTAGCTATCTAAACAGTGGGATTCCTCTTTGAGCTAACTGAGTTCTCTTTACAGTTGGGGGAGGGGACGGATTTGAGAGGGCAACTCCCTCCCCCTTTTGGGGGGGATCCTCCAGAATCCAGTTAGAAATATTGGAGCCTTGACCCTGTATGGGGTACAAAACTAAAGGTGGAAACAGAGTGCGTAAGTGGTGACAATCCTCTCACTTGCAGGATGACAGAGAGGCATAAAGAAagaggatttgtttttttcagaggggGCGGGGGAGCTAGCCCAATCCTTTTATGAAATTCCAGATAGTATAGAGTTCGCATGTCTTTCGTCATGGTTCCTTCTCAGCGAGTCATCAGGAATGCATGGGGCGTCTGGCTCGGGGCAGCCCTGGCATCTCCATGCAGAGCGCCCAGTGCCACACCTGGGCGCAGCCACCCTGTACGCGTGTGCTCGTAGTTTGTACAAAATGGGCTGATTGTACCGAATGTTCAGCCTCTGTGCGGAGCGATATTATGATACAGTATAAATCGCCAAGTATTCATTAGTATTAATGATGTATTTTAGGAGGTCAGGCAGTTTTTAGCGGATgacaaatgtatttgtttaaatggGTAAACATGACGATTTGCGTTGCCCGATGGTTGCAGAGGAAACCGATGAGCATGCTGTGAGAGGCAGCAGCTTGGATCCAGCCATCCCGCTGTGCTCTGGCTGTGGGTTTGTGTCTGGGTTGCATGGGGCGGTAGGGCCACCTGCCAGCAGCACCGCACGCTGACTGCCcactttctgctctgcttgcaGCCCCCCGGCTGCCCCGACTACGCCATGCTCTCCTTCATGGGTGGCTTCCACGGAAGGACCCTGGGTAAGCGAAGCACTGCCGGCAACACCTCCCATCTCTTTGCCTCCTCTCGGCCGCTGCAGTAAGCTGTCATCTCGCTGTAGcttctgaaaagtatttttttcctcaaatagtACCAGTGGAGAAGCTGTAGGTTTATTGAAGGTTTGCCTTGGAAGCCCCACCAGTACTGAAACAGAATATTTGAGTGATGGGGGGAactaatttcatattttttgagaatttatttttggaaggtcccttattttcattctgaatcCAACGTTTCCTGCCTATGATAGTAAAAATCTAACTCCTGGGGTAAAATTACCACAATATACAAATGAGATGTGACTCATTTTTACCATTTTGTATTGGCTCAATCCCTGTTCTACATGTTACCCAGAATGCTGTAATTCTGAGCTTTGCGACCAGTTGTCTTTGGACAGGTGAAACTAATTTCatctgagcagcctgttcaGATGACAGCGGTTCTCCTGTTCTTCTGGAACAGTGTGTGTGGAAACTGATGCTTAAAAGCTAGAGCAATCCACTTCAGCTTGGCTAAATCCAATTAcccagtatttcagaaaataaagtaaaaaagtaGAGCAATTAAGTTAATTCTACAGTCCTGGTGTCAGGCAATTTTTCACCTCTTGGTagcttttttcctgtattgttCCTAGTCaggtattattttaatttttgcttttctgggtTTAGGTTGCTTAGCTACAACTCACTCTAAAGCAATTCACAAATTGGACATTCCATCGCTGGACTGGCCTATTGCTCCATTTCCAAGGCTAAAGTATCCTCTGGAAGACTTTGTGAAAGAGAATCAACAGGAAGAAGCCCGCTGTTTAGAGGAGGTAAAAAATTCACTGGCAgctttctcttgtttttattttgaaataatgagCAGTGTTAGTAGGATTAGCTGCTTCTCACgaaaagaatgttttcaggGATTGGAACAGCATGTGATTAAAACAGCATTCACTGTTGTTTACAGTCAGAAGTTTGTCCCTGCCTTTCAGAAGAACAACCAGTTTACTGTAAATTACGGAGGTCTACATGAATCATACCAAAGTGAAATTTCACATGCGAGAGAAGTTCATTTTATCACAGTGAACTTGTCTGCCAGGTCCTGCAAAGGGACCTGGACTAAGGGGAGCACAGTGTGTATAATCCTCTGCAAAGAGAACCTGTAGCAGTATCTTGAGTTTTTCAGCCTTTCTGTGGTAGAATTGTGGCAGAAAGCTCTGATCCTATCCTGCCTACAGCTGCGGGGAGCAAGTGGGCAGGGACTGTGGCAAGGCGGGCAGAACAGTCTAGGGGAGGCAAACTGTCTCTGGGTACCAGAACCATGGGATTCCCTGCTGGGATCCAGGATCTGTCGCTTCAGAGTGGGTGGTGGGGAGCAAGGGAGAGCGTGCCCTGCGCCAGGAACTGAAAAGGTCTGCAATCGGGGCATCGTAACCCGCTGCAGAGGAGCACAGCAGTGCTCCACAtggctgtgcagagctgcaAAGAAGACTTATTCAAACCTGCCTCActtcagagaaaacagcaagcaTAGAAAATTGCTTCTTTGTGTTTGCTCTGCTGTAGCTTGGGGTGTGGGGGAATTGTGATGCAAAAAATCAATCCACAAATTAAtctgattaattttaaagtacCTGAAGTGGGTGactagaaaaagcaaatttatcACATTACCTTCTTTAATACATTAgctgagttttgttttctgacacaaaatctgttttcttctgtactACTTAGGAATGACAGCAATGCTATAGCAAGCTCCAGTGGTCTTCACCATAGTTTCAGCTGAAATCTGCTAGTTTTCACACCATTGTAGATAAATGTCCAACTAGTTACAATGTGTTTAGGATATGATTCAGGAACAAGAGGGCAGTGTTAAATCCTGAAGGAACTACTTGTTAATTCCTTACACTTCCTGACACCTTTATAGCCAGGAATGTCTATGAGAAGTTGAAGTTCAGTTGCTGAGATTTAATCTTTCTAGGAGGAAATGGGCAAATGTCTTTAAAGGAGAACATACCATAAATGTTTGATTTACAGGTGGAAGACCTGATTGTAAAgtacaggaaaaagaagaagattGTGGCTGGAATCATTATAGAACCGATACAGTCAGAGGGTGGGGACAATCACGCGTCAGATGACTTCTTCAGAAAGCTACGAGATATTGCCCGAAAGGTAATCAAATATTTCACTGTTTGCTAAACGCGCAGTTACTTCTGGTGTCTCCAAggcctccccctgcccaggcacTTTGGGAAGCTTCACAGGCCTCCTTCATAGCAGTTGGGGTGGTTACGTACCTGCCTCCCTCACAGGCTTTGAAAATGCCACCCAGGCTTCTCCCAGATCATTTCAGATATTCTCTAGAAATGTTCAAgactatattaaaaaatgcatagattatataaaaataagtacATAAAAATATGTGCTTTGTGAATTTAGGTAGAAAATATGTTTCTAGtgcctttctgaaaaaataGCTGAGTTTTTAATTGTGAAATCCCAGGCACAGTGAGTGGCATTGGTGTGGGGGTTGAGGAGGGGAGATTTGGAGCAgtgaagggagaggaaggagggatgTTGCGTGTAATTGGCTTGTGTTCATCTGTTCCCTAAGggaggtggttttgttttggaaatgcgGACTCACGTTCCCTGCTCTTTACATCCCATCTCCGCAGCATGGCTGTGCATTCTTGGTGGATGAGGTGCAGACAGGAGGCGGCTGCACAGGAAAATTCTGGGCACATGAACATTGGGGCCTGGATGACCCAGCTGATGTGGTAACGTTCAGTAAGAAGATGATGACAGGAGGATTTTTCCACAAAGACGAGTTCAGGCCAAATGCTGTAAGATTTTCAATGAAACTTGGACTCTGTGCTAGTTGGTGGCCTGTTCGTAATTGCAGTGTCTGTGGAAGAGACAAGCTTTCCTTCAGTAACACAGGTTCAGCTAGCTGGAGCTGCTGTTCCATAGATACTTGCTCTGGGCTTACACAAAAGTTGTCGTCACTTCACTTTTATTCTAGTTGCTGTCGGTCACAAAGGTCAtaaaggtggtggtgggagggagaggagaactAATGAACTAACCTTCGGGACAAAACCCAACCATGGACTGACACCTTTTTCCATAGGGCAACGTGGTATCTTCAGAGCTTGTATGTCAGCATTACGGATTCCGTCAGCAAGATTTCTCCTTCACATTAATGACATTTTAGGTgtaataaatgggaaaaaaaaataaattgagagAACATAAAGCTTGAATGTAAAACCCATACAGATGATGCTGATTGCTGTGTCATCTATAGCCATCTTTCAATGTGGTGTCAGCCAGAATGCATTAAATCTGTACATTGAAGTAGTTGCCCTTTGTTCCTGCTCAGCAGGGCAGCTGCTTTTTGCTCTTACAACAAAGAAAAGGGGGTCGGTGAGAGTAGTGCGTGCTTTTTCATATGCCAGATGTTTGCATTACCAGTTTGAtggcttgcttttctttatcgTTGTGATTTGTCTGTTAACATGCTCCACAACTCACTCTCCACCCTTTCCCAGCCCTATCGGATTTTTAATACCTGGCTTGGAGATCCATCCAAGAACCTTATGCTTGCTGAAGTCATTAAGGTTATTAAGAGAGAAGACCTTCTAAACAATGCAACCCACGCTGGGAAAGCACTGCTGACCGGGCTGCTGGATTTACAGGTAAACACCGGGAAGGGTTAGAGATACGTTTGCTGATCAGTTAGGATCTCACCTAATCTAGTTTAAACACTTGGACTGAGGACTCCAGCTAGAAACTAGACCATAACCATAGCTTGCTGGTTGGGTTACTTCAATACAAGCCTGAATAACTGTGTCCCATTTTGAATTAAACTTTTACTGACTTAGGGATGCTGGTTTTATATAGCTTAATCCAAAATAAAGGGTGACCCCCAAAATACCTGAAGGCATGAACTGTAGCTagttaacttatttttcttgaagtctGTTACCACAAGCAGCTAGCATTTCATTGTCCCAAaagttctttttaaaggaaagtgcCTTTATATTTTGTTACAATTCCAG
This region includes:
- the ABAT gene encoding 4-aminobutyrate aminotransferase, mitochondrial, with translation MASMLLSRQLTCCLQQNSRLLVFGHRYISQAAAKIDVDFDYDGPLMKTEVPGPRSRELMKQLNGIQNAEAVHFFCNYEESRGNYLVDVDGNRMLDLYSQISSIPIGYSHPSLIKLLQQPQNLSTFINRPALGILPPENFAERLKESLLSVAPKGLPQVITMSCGSCSNENAFKAIFMWYRNKERGHNNVTKEELESCMINQPPGCPDYAMLSFMGGFHGRTLGCLATTHSKAIHKLDIPSLDWPIAPFPRLKYPLEDFVKENQQEEARCLEEVEDLIVKYRKKKKIVAGIIIEPIQSEGGDNHASDDFFRKLRDIARKHGCAFLVDEVQTGGGCTGKFWAHEHWGLDDPADVVTFSKKMMTGGFFHKDEFRPNAPYRIFNTWLGDPSKNLMLAEVIKVIKREDLLNNATHAGKALLTGLLDLQARYPHLISRVRGRGTFCSFDTPNDATRNKLITIARNKGVVLGGCGDRSIRFRPTLIFKDHHAHLFLNIFSDILANFK